A genomic window from Ruminiclostridium cellulolyticum H10 includes:
- a CDS encoding GerMN domain-containing protein, with protein MRKLICLFMVFGTIFTMLTGCGFKSEETQSDELTPVSSLTIGQEEANGLKDKTPVQLYFINEQGIKLAAETRYIQNTDVGKGNEHMATVILKELISGPAKGSLLKASVPKEAKVLTDIKIKDGVATVDLSKDFIEKHPGGKKNEQLTLYSIVNTLTEIKDITSVQFRVNGKVTKEFKGSYQIDIAYSRDTHLISNEPGKDSTIKTTAEDKDNTRDKTAQPTKEDETKKTNSDAETNADLEDEILE; from the coding sequence ATGCGAAAACTAATATGTCTATTTATGGTATTTGGAACGATTTTTACTATGCTTACAGGCTGTGGATTTAAAAGTGAAGAGACGCAAAGTGATGAATTAACTCCTGTCAGCAGTCTTACAATAGGTCAGGAAGAAGCTAATGGCTTAAAGGATAAAACTCCGGTTCAGTTATACTTCATCAACGAACAGGGCATAAAACTTGCTGCAGAAACAAGATATATACAAAATACAGATGTGGGTAAGGGTAACGAACATATGGCAACAGTTATTCTCAAGGAACTTATAAGCGGTCCTGCGAAGGGAAGTCTTTTAAAAGCTTCTGTTCCAAAGGAAGCAAAAGTACTTACAGATATAAAGATAAAGGACGGTGTGGCAACAGTCGACCTTTCAAAGGATTTTATCGAAAAGCATCCGGGAGGGAAAAAGAATGAACAGCTTACACTTTACTCCATTGTAAATACCCTTACAGAAATAAAGGATATAACATCGGTACAATTCAGAGTAAACGGAAAAGTAACTAAAGAATTCAAGGGGAGCTATCAAATCGACATAGCTTACTCAAGAGACACCCATCTTATAAGCAATGAACCCGGTAAAGATAGCACAATAAAAACAACAGCTGAGGATAAGGATAATACAAGAGATAAAACAGCACAGCCTACAAAAGAGGATGAAACCAAGAAGACCAATTCCGATGCGGAAACAAATGCTGATTTGGAAGATGAAATTTTAGAATAA
- a CDS encoding FmdB family zinc ribbon protein: MPFYDLKCSKCGSEFNVMAKMSQRENREIKCPDCGSNDLETIFKNVNIIQSRKDSGGDCPKRHVCGGCCNH, from the coding sequence ATGCCGTTTTATGATTTAAAATGCAGCAAGTGTGGCAGTGAATTCAACGTAATGGCTAAAATGTCCCAGCGTGAAAACAGGGAAATTAAATGTCCCGACTGCGGTAGCAATGATCTTGAGACCATATTTAAGAATGTCAATATTATTCAGTCAAGAAAGGACTCCGGCGGAGACTGCCCCAAAAGACATGTATGCGGTGGTTGTTGTAATCACTAA
- a CDS encoding Ku protein yields the protein MHTVWKGSISFGLVNIPVKMFTATEDKDIRFKYIHKECHSPVKYKKVCPVCNKEVQPEDIVRGFEYEPGKYVIMTGEDFESLQVKSEKTVEIIDFVKLEEVDPVYFDKTYFLAPQETGGKAYTLLREALGQKEKIAVSKITIRDRESLAVIRVYKNVLVLETIFYPDEVKDSAQVPGIPEATKTTPAELDMATQLIDNLTTAFDPSKYVDTYREKLVELINAKVEGKQVVARKEVEKENVVSLMEALQRSIQMSKGTNKNEKDKDADKADKSVKNVKNSKKDQVSKVENTKNITTEEKPKKRTRKTREKVES from the coding sequence ATGCATACAGTTTGGAAGGGCTCTATCAGTTTCGGTTTGGTAAATATTCCTGTAAAAATGTTTACGGCAACGGAAGATAAGGATATCCGATTTAAGTACATCCATAAGGAATGTCACAGCCCGGTAAAGTACAAAAAGGTGTGTCCTGTCTGTAATAAAGAAGTTCAGCCTGAAGATATTGTCCGGGGATTTGAATATGAGCCCGGTAAGTACGTTATTATGACGGGGGAGGATTTTGAATCCCTTCAAGTTAAAAGCGAAAAAACTGTTGAGATAATAGATTTTGTAAAACTTGAAGAAGTCGATCCTGTATATTTTGATAAGACATATTTTCTTGCACCGCAAGAAACCGGAGGCAAAGCTTATACGCTTTTAAGAGAGGCCTTGGGGCAGAAGGAAAAAATCGCTGTTTCTAAAATTACCATAAGAGATAGGGAATCACTGGCGGTAATAAGGGTCTATAAAAATGTACTGGTTCTTGAAACAATATTTTATCCTGACGAAGTAAAAGATTCTGCCCAGGTACCCGGCATACCTGAAGCCACAAAGACAACTCCGGCCGAACTGGATATGGCAACACAGCTTATAGATAATCTGACTACTGCTTTTGACCCGTCAAAATATGTAGATACCTACAGGGAAAAGCTTGTGGAACTCATTAATGCAAAGGTAGAAGGAAAACAGGTAGTAGCAAGAAAAGAAGTTGAAAAAGAAAATGTTGTAAGCCTTATGGAGGCATTGCAACGAAGTATACAAATGTCAAAGGGGACTAATAAAAATGAAAAAGATAAGGACGCTGATAAGGCTGATAAAAGTGTTAAGAATGTTAAAAACAGTAAGAAGGACCAGGTATCAAAGGTAGAAAATACTAAAAACATAACAACGGAAGAAAAACCGAAGAAGCGTACAAGGAAAACCAGAGAGAAGGTTGAATCATGA